CCAGCCGCATGTGTTCACTCGCAGCCTCCACACACATGGACTGACAGAATGATGAAGATCCATGCAAAGCAACCTCAAAGGCTTCCCTCAGCAGCTTGCCACCACCACTGTCACACTCCATGACTGACTACATCTGACAAGATCACTGTAATTACAGAGGAGGCAGTGTTTCGAGTGACAGTGCGTCTGGATTAGACAACAGTTTGGGGCTTGGGAGCAAATCTCAGATCTTTGGCAAGTcaggcgctgctgctgctcacacacacacacacacacacacacacacacacacacacacacacacacacacagagttcagatTCAGACTACTGAGAGGTAATGACTCAGGGAaacgctacacacacacacacacacacacacacacacacacacacacacacacacacacaaacacactgctccCCTCCcttctgcagctctcctctcgGTGCTGGGCCGCCACACATCCTAATGATGACAAATACATCATTGCACTAGAATGCTGTAGGGACAGCAGTCACAGGCAGTCAACTCTTCACGAAACCTGCGCTATTTCGTGCAAGGGATCAATACACTATTACATTTTCACTGATACCACGTTGGAGCCAACCCCTTGTTGACTGACACACttgacctacacacacacacacacacatcactaaCATTACAGCCAGTGTATTCTAACACTTTCAAACCTAACACACGTTTGTGTTGTTTGACTGTCAGATATGATTATTTAAATTCTGTTGctacaaaaatgaaagtgaagatttttttttctcacactgcTAATATTACTGTATTAACAGGAATGGAAGAAGGGGGCAAGTGTGCACAATATTCTCACAGTACTGGATTTGTGTCCCCTCTCAACTGCAGCACAGCTGTCTTAACAGCCCTCCTCCTGTTCCCCTGCAAGGGGGGGTGAGAGGGGAGGGTGGAGTCAGCATTGTGTTTCTATAAGCTAGTTGTCCCGCCGCTGGCACTGTACCACCTCTTGCTTTAAAATGCGCGGAGAGAGTGCCACGAATGATTGGCGCTGTTGCTCCTCATTATTGGAGAAGgggacagagagctgcagaacaACTCTAATCACATGCTCTGTTTTGGAACCGAGCGCCGGCctgttgtctctttgtgtggcGGAAAGTTCAGTAGGCTTCCGTTTTGTCatgtgaaagagagaagggCGCTCTGTGTGCGTGGAAAGAGCGGTGGTGGTTCACATTTACAGGATCAGAGGAGTCACACATTTATGCAAGCTTCTTCTATTTTTAATCAGCCCAGTTTGATGTCTATTCTTGAGCCACTCCCTAATAGTTAGTGAGAAAATGAGTCTTCCTTTCTGGAGCAGTGTCTCTCTTGGCTCCAGGCAGCGTATAAAGAGTGACACAAAGGATCTTCTGTGTCACTTGGCTGTGATGCAGCAGAGTAGAGCGCGCCACACTGGCTGCATGGAGTCAGACTCTCCTCCACCCATCTGGTTTGGAGAGGTGCTGCACTGCTCCctcatgttttcttgttttgaaaCAACCAGGGAAGATGCATGCGGACAACAGAGGCCATGCCTGTTTTTATGTGGAGGCTGGCTCGGGGTTGCACGTGAATCTCAAAGACACCTGCAAAATTAATCAgtcacaaaagacaaaacagccaCTGCGTATTTCATGAATACGTCATAATAACCTGAAAGCGGTGCACTGTGTGGCCTGCTCAGCTATTCATCAGGACTGCCTTGACCTTACTGCAGGTTTTCCACACAGGTAAACGTTACATCTACTAATAGCACCATCTGTTGGCAGGAAAATGCCCCCATTCTGTCTTGGTGCATGCAGCACATGCGCCACATGTTCAGTAATGAATGTTTACGGTCACCAGAATCAACTGTAATGTGTATATGATAACAGATTAGAGACACCACTGCTTCACTGTGGGCTGTCCTCATTTACTGCGAGCCTCCCCGTATTCCCCTGCAGTGCTAGCCTAATTAGCCAACCACAAGAAGACTATAACTacatcattttaattatttttggtTAACATTTAAGGAGAAGAGAACAccagagagactgaaaaataGATTGTAAATGATTTGACTGAGAGCTATGGGTGGCTGGGAGGGGGTGAAATGTTGACACAGAAAAGTGGAGCTCCCCTCTACTCCTCTAATCTCCCCAATAACCCCTCTGGGTCCTGTCCCCACCACACTGGGGGGACATGGACTTAATACCAGCTGTGAGTCTGATTAATTAGCTGAACATATCCTGGTCAAAGCCAAAGGAGACCTCAATAGTAGCCTGATTGTCACTGTAACAGTCCAGCTGCCCCAGACAGAAGtgagagggcagaggagggCCACAGGGAGTGATTATCTTATATGAGCCACTGTAGTCATTTATAgtagctgtacaaaaaaaaggcaattaaTTTCACTCATTCCTCTTGTGATAGGCTGTACCATCAACCCAGGCCTACAGGGATTCAGGGGTCAGGTTGCCAAACTATGATTTAGCTGTACAACACCTCTATCCTTCTCCAAGTGCACATTTCAAATATATCACAATCACATTTTGGGATATTTTTGCACATATCTGTATGTTTTCAGATGAGCAAACATGCTCATGGATTTAAATGCTGATTCAGGGTGAATAAACTCTATACACAAGTCTAAGTCGAAGTCTACACAAAGCTAAAGCATCTGCAGCGGTACATGTTTCTGTTATAGTAAAACAACCTAACCATTAAATTCAGGAATATTCATGGGTCTGAGGCTCTGTGCCATCACAGATGTTCCTGCCTTACAGTATCAGCAGATTTCAGGCAAGCAGGTTAGCTTTGCACTCCTGGATCCCCATAGAGAAATACAAGGATGAGCATGAGGAGCGTCTTATTAATGCATAATCAAACCTGGCTCATTGTATTTTTCTATAAAGCAATGATTATTTAATGGGAGCTTTGGTGTGAACCCCGACCCGTCAACTTCagcattaacatttttatttggtcTGAGTGTTGGAGGCCACCCTGCTCATTACACTACAGCTCCACTGTGTAAACAGAGAGCAGCATGAAAGGCTGTGAGGGGCCCCTGCATGCCTGTGGGAGTATGGGGCGTACTTCATGGTTTATGCTTGAAAAAGAGCCGTAATCTTCCAGCTAATCTGGGGCTTGCAGTGGAATTCCCCTCGCATGCAGGGCAAAAGCTTTCAGCAGAGCTGACATACACTATGTTTTAAAAACCGGGTAAGCTACAAAAACATATGGATCGAGAATTTTAGTCCTGATTTATTTTCCCGCCTCTCTCAATGCAGCAAGCTTTAATAATGTAGTAACAACACTGGCATCACAATTCAAATTAATATTCAGTTCTGAAATAACCATTTTCATATTATTAATCTGACAAGATACTGAACAGTTACAGTTGAATccttttttttagcttttaagAACTATTGCCCTCTAGTGCTCCAGATGAGGAATGACTGAATGAGTGTGCCTCATTAACAATTAGAAGAACTCATGTCTATTAAGGTGGGATCCACGCTGACAGGAACATATGGCTGTCAGTAGATGCTCATTTCTGTGGGAAGGTCTCAGGGTGTTGAACAATTCCCAACTACCATGTGACTGCGTGTGTTATCCTGATGTAATAACCCACTACACCGACTGTTTAAACATGCACAGCAGAAAGAGGGCAGTGGTCAAGAGCAAAAGCTCTGTCAGGCTCACGTTTGGAGTTTCTTGCATTTTCTTGAACTGTGAACTCGACTTCTGGTGTTTTCCattaaatacaaagaaaaataaatgactaaCATTTGTGAGGCGAACCCTCAGTCTCAAACATCCAAATGGATGGCTTGGTTCAGCCTCTTCCTTGTCTCTATTTGTGACATATTAAAGACTTGATTTTATTAAAGATAagcagtctgtgtctgtgcttgcaCATGTCTGCCATCTATCTTCACAGCCCTACAATTACATGGCCAGTGAAACTTGATAAAAATCAACAGTCAAACGTCGAGACAGTGTTTTGGGATAtatcaaaatattttctttaaaaaacgTTTTAAGAAAGTGCAGAAACAAAGATACACTGAATATTCCACACATGGCAGTACAGACTTCAAGTTTTCTGTTTCACAATCTGATCTACATGTGGTAATACTAATTGCCGGCAGGGACAAATTTCACCACACGAGCTCAGACTTTTCTTCGGATGTGCAAGATGCGGATGTCTGGACTACTAAACTCTGGGTCTTGCTTGTCTGAAGGGATGTCCTCACAGCTGAAGTTCTGTTGCAGCAACTACAAGATAACACAATGATTCACTGACAAATATCTCAGCTTCTTAACATTAATTTGTTTAAGTATTTACAAATGGAGCACACAGGTGGGATCTCACCTCAAAAAACTGGCTTTCTACTTTTGGGTTGACGCCCTCGGTGCGTTGCTCATAGCAGCAAATAATGCAGGTCTCTGGTCCAGAGAGCAGCTTCAAGCTCTCCACCAATGGAACAACAGACTGTGTGGGCAGAGGAAATAAGTCACTaagttttgtctgtgttctgtttttcaaTGATGGTGATACAGTGCAAAGGGTCTTGTTGACAAAGGTTTAGGTAAAGAACTATAGCAAATCACCTGCTCATAATAGATGCAATCTGCCATTAGGACATAATGTGGGGGAGGCATGAACTCAGACACATCTTCACCCCTTTAAAGAGAGTGAATATAAACAATTAGCATGTGGACATGTCTCATAATATTTTGACCATTCAGCTTGGACACATGACTTAGATCCAAtcaaaaaacatataaaatagaaatacaagTACAAACCATTTCAGTACCTTGACAGTAATTGATCCGCTAGTGATAAGTGCCTGGTTGTCCTGGATGTTCACCCTCAGGAGGGTCTGCAAGTCCTCCAGGTCAGTCACAGTCACTTGAGCTCTATGATATTAAAGAATAATGCAAACTATCGTTCTGCCTTTCCatatgcttttactttgaaaccAATAAAAGGATGCCATTGCCTTTATTATccacacactgcaaaacacagGGAGTACGAGCTACTAGCTAGTGGTTAAAGTGGAACACACTGATGATACACACGTATATTAATATGTAAACTAGTGTCACGCCTGGACACACAAATTAGCCAGATATCCAGCTCACCCCAGTGTTGCTGCCATCAGACCAACAACTCCTGTCCCAGCTCCTAACTCCACCACCCTGCTGTCAGCCCACACGTTCACTCCCGAGGACGGATCATAAAACTGTTTCGTCTCTAAATATTTTGCTAGAACGATGGCTGCATCCCAGACAACACAGCCAACGTCTCCCATGTAGCACTGCTTCATTTTTAAGGTACAGCCGTCGTTTTTCTCAATTTCTCTCACGAAATAGTGGCTATCATCCGCTTCGGCCGCCATGTTTGCCGCGGCAGCAACAAGAGAAGGATTTCCGGTCTGATTTTTCCAGACTAAAAGACGATGCTTTAAGACGAAACCTTTATTTAGTTTAGAACAAATTATAATGAAAGCAGCTATTTATTTCGTTAAATACTCCCTATGGTAATATTTATTCAAGtaaaagtcagtcagtttttAGATATGAAGTGATAcagtcccttttttttttattcatacgTCAAGTCAACAGTTAAGTTTTGTACAAGTTGTTCAGAATAAAGTCACGTCCTTGACCTCAGAGTCTGCCACATGCTACATCTGTGATATTTTAAGAACAGAAATTGATGCTATGCTTACTCATGATGTGCATGATTTCAGAAGAAGTTATTTTTGTGCAGTATAAACGAATACGACTATGAAATCAACCAAACtgacatataaataaataaatacgtCAATAATGTAAATCACATGTGTCGATGCTAGCTGCTCGTGCAGGGATGACATGACATGGTCACGCGCGAATTTGGCCAATTCGATCGGCATGGCGGTTTCTAGAAGCTAGCTGTGTAACTGCAAGTAAGTTCGGCTATATAGACCTACTAACCGGTATTTGCgaggttttaaaatgtttagcagcagcacagaggaggtaACAGCCGGCAGCAACACCCCAGAATGTGGCCAACCCTGGAGGGTAACCTCAGTGGACAGAAGCGGGCTAAATGAAACTACGTCGTATGATCCCGCATCAGCTTCCTCTGGTTCATCCCACCATAGTCAAGATGAGGGCAGTACGAGATTCACCCATGGTCCATCACTCCCCCGGATGTTCTCAGGTGACTTTATGGATAGCCAGAACAGTTTAAGCTAACACTAGCATCTTTGACTGTGTCCAGCAGGAGTGGGGCCACACAAGTAACGTTAAAGGCAGTATCGTAAAATACAACATTACTGTTATATCCGGTATTAAACtctttgaatgtgttttcatagTGGATCACAGCAGGACTGTGTGGTCACGTTTGTAAGGTTAAAAACCTTGTCTCTGACCAGGGCACTGCAGTAATAGTATGACACGCATCCTCTCCTCTCGACATAGGTCAGCTCCATCACAGCAGGACAAATCCATCACTCCTTGCATCTACCTCAGACAGCTCCTCCAGCCGCAGCCACGGAGCAACACCAAGACTCAGGAGGTCTCTGGGGTCTGCTGGGGCCACAGGCTCACACCCAGCACGGACACCAATGACTGATCACACAGGTACGTCTGCACTAAATGTCTCATTGGGTGTCATCATGGCTGAAGCTATATTACCAATtctgatttctctgttttttgcaGTAACAAGTTGCTCCTCTGCGACCATGACCTCTGGTGCCTCTGTGATTGTGGCACTGGTTGAAGGGCGTGGTTTGGCCAGGGGAGAGATTGGCATGGCCAGTCTCAACTTGAAATGTCCAGAGCTTGTACTCTCTCAGTTTGCAGACACTGGGACATATGCCAAGGTGACCCATGCATTGTTTAAAGCTATAAACTGCATGCTTGATTGGCTgttagctgcacacacacaaagtcgAGGGAACTTCTgtctcattcatttattattcttCTGAAGGTCATAACCAAGATTCACATCTTGGTGCCACTGGAAATACTCATGCCAGACACAGCCAGTGAGAAGGGAAAAGGGACAAAACTGTTCAACCTCGTCACGGAGAACTTCCCGGTACCTGTGCAGAATGATTAAAACACGCAGCTCATTCAAACACTTTTAAAGCAGAAAGTTGCTGACTCATTCACTCTTGCTTAGCACTACTGCTAATTGTGTATGGTGTGTTTCATCTATTGCACATTGTGTTCTTATTAACTCTCAATGTGAGGTAATATGTGCATTTTATaaggtttttttgtgtgtttgtttttcagggagTAGCTTTCACTGCTATCCAAAGGAAGTATTTTAATGAGAGGAAAGGACTGGAGTAcattcagcagctgtgtgctgcagaattTGGCACTGTCTTCATGGAAGTGCAAGCTAAGTACGCCACTGAGTACAATAGTGTATAGAAATAGATGTGCTGTAGTgctataattttttttattaccaaATGTCATGATTTGTTCAGGTATTATTGcctagcagcagcagctgctttgctGAAATATTTAGAGTTCATCCAGAACTCTGTGT
This window of the Chaetodon auriga isolate fChaAug3 chromosome 14, fChaAug3.hap1, whole genome shotgun sequence genome carries:
- the vcpkmt gene encoding protein N-lysine methyltransferase METTL21D, whose protein sequence is MAAEADDSHYFVREIEKNDGCTLKMKQCYMGDVGCVVWDAAIVLAKYLETKQFYDPSSGVNVWADSRVVELGAGTGVVGLMAATLGAQVTVTDLEDLQTLLRVNIQDNQALITSGSITVKVLKWGEDVSEFMPPPHYVLMADCIYYEQSVVPLVESLKLLSGPETCIICCYEQRTEGVNPKVESQFFELLQQNFSCEDIPSDKQDPEFSSPDIRILHIRRKV